The following are encoded in a window of bacterium genomic DNA:
- a CDS encoding chemotaxis protein CheW yields the protein MADRAVIVRAGAHLVSLPFGHIDEILGADRIQSVQDLPEGVIPEGSPEGLHPQHWVHSRGAWLPVDILLPGSGLFDSSQVVVVRWGDEGRAFAVDHVLGIEASSEMAAFPLRALPYTDVPIAGVRFRKDGLVLELDLSRLISLDLGS from the coding sequence ATGGCTGACAGAGCTGTTATTGTTCGTGCGGGAGCTCATCTGGTCAGTTTGCCTTTTGGCCATATCGATGAGATTCTTGGAGCGGACAGGATCCAATCCGTGCAGGATCTTCCAGAGGGTGTGATCCCTGAAGGCTCTCCGGAGGGGTTGCATCCCCAGCACTGGGTTCATTCAAGGGGAGCCTGGCTTCCAGTGGACATCCTGCTTCCGGGATCCGGCTTGTTCGACAGTTCTCAGGTCGTTGTCGTCAGATGGGGAGATGAAGGCAGAGCTTTTGCCGTTGACCATGTACTGGGCATCGAGGCCTCAAGTGAGATGGCCGCCTTCCCCTTGAGGGCTCTTCCCTACACCGATGTTCCCATTGCAGGAGTACGGTTTCGAAAGGATGGGCTCGTATTGGAACTTGACCTTTCCCGGCTGATTTCATTAGATTTAGGGAGTTGA